A window from Marinagarivorans cellulosilyticus encodes these proteins:
- a CDS encoding ExbD/TolR family protein, with product MSRRKRNRQEEADKADIDLTPMLDVVFIMLIFFIVTASFVKEQTINVNVPDPNQAETPPNPDSPESILIMVNAQDEITIDGRRVDLRAVRSLVAQKKAESPESSVVVRAHEDSSAETYVGIADAAYAAKAGGVSLVPFNDKKKR from the coding sequence GTGAGTCGTAGAAAGCGTAATCGCCAGGAAGAGGCCGATAAGGCCGATATCGATCTAACCCCCATGTTGGACGTTGTGTTCATCATGCTAATTTTCTTCATCGTTACTGCCTCTTTTGTGAAAGAGCAGACGATCAACGTTAACGTTCCTGATCCTAATCAGGCCGAAACGCCTCCTAACCCTGATTCGCCTGAGAGCATTCTCATTATGGTGAATGCGCAGGATGAAATTACCATTGACGGTCGTCGTGTAGATTTGCGCGCTGTTCGTTCCTTGGTTGCGCAGAAAAAAGCCGAAAGCCCTGAGTCTAGTGTTGTTGTTCGCGCACACGAGGATTCTAGTGCAGAGACTTATGTTGGCATTGCCGATGCGGCTTATGCGGCTAAGGCTGGCGGCGTATCGTTAGTACCCTTTAACGATAAAAAGAAAAGATAG
- a CDS encoding TonB family protein has protein sequence MYLLTTVRRYATCTLAVACLFVCHKASAALDLNGIASHSEFGKDQYMAALYLEDLSADAKQILLSNQRKRMEIKVVADRLFSRKFKRQWIEGVAINAGNFDLKKHAQNLADFSNMLKIKLVKDDTLTIERTFRRGVEVAVNGVMLGTIEDVEFFDLILRSWIGPVPLSTDFKTDLLQAGSIEPDTLARFKNIRTTRERVAALNTGLAAAAATAAVAAAAPPKPEQASPPAQIAASEPSEATSASSISEALATQTETETTQQSTQASSSAANSSTTIADTTSDSSSAPAAETVATLPNQILQQEDVFDDEEDDFSYTAADLLSRQLYLSKLTRWTGSYIKYPKSALRRGNQGTVRVTIIINRKGDVTSANIIKESPYKSLNKEALKAIKRASPYPAMPDIITGDSFEFTLPVVFALRDE, from the coding sequence ATGTATTTGTTAACTACCGTCAGGCGTTACGCGACTTGCACCCTTGCAGTAGCTTGTCTATTTGTTTGCCACAAGGCTTCGGCCGCATTAGACCTAAACGGAATAGCCTCCCACAGTGAATTTGGAAAAGACCAATACATGGCGGCTCTGTACCTAGAAGATCTTAGCGCAGACGCGAAACAAATACTCCTCAGCAACCAGCGCAAGCGGATGGAAATTAAAGTGGTGGCAGACCGCTTATTTTCCCGAAAATTTAAGCGCCAGTGGATTGAAGGCGTAGCGATTAACGCCGGCAATTTTGACCTCAAGAAGCACGCTCAAAACCTAGCAGACTTCAGCAACATGCTGAAAATAAAACTAGTAAAAGACGATACACTCACCATTGAGCGTACATTTCGCCGCGGCGTTGAAGTTGCGGTAAACGGCGTGATGCTAGGCACCATCGAAGATGTAGAGTTTTTTGACTTAATTCTGCGATCTTGGATTGGGCCTGTGCCACTTTCAACAGACTTTAAAACCGACCTATTACAAGCTGGCAGCATTGAGCCAGACACGCTGGCGCGCTTTAAAAACATCCGCACAACCCGCGAACGGGTCGCAGCACTAAATACCGGCTTAGCCGCCGCTGCAGCAACAGCGGCAGTGGCGGCCGCAGCCCCTCCCAAACCAGAACAAGCAAGCCCTCCAGCACAAATAGCGGCTAGCGAGCCATCAGAAGCCACCAGCGCCTCTAGTATTAGCGAAGCGCTAGCAACTCAGACAGAAACCGAAACGACTCAGCAAAGTACGCAAGCCTCTAGCTCTGCAGCGAATAGCAGCACTACTATTGCCGACACTACAAGCGACTCATCAAGCGCGCCAGCAGCTGAAACCGTAGCGACCTTGCCGAACCAAATTTTGCAGCAAGAAGATGTATTTGATGATGAGGAAGATGATTTTTCTTATACCGCCGCCGACTTATTATCGCGCCAACTGTACCTATCGAAATTAACACGTTGGACGGGCAGCTATATCAAATACCCTAAATCCGCATTGCGCCGTGGCAACCAAGGTACTGTTAGGGTAACCATTATCATAAACAGAAAAGGCGACGTAACCTCGGCCAACATCATTAAAGAAAGCCCATACAAATCGTTAAATAAAGAAGCACTAAAAGCGATCAAACGCGCCAGCCCTTACCCTGCTATGCCAGACATAATCACCGGCGACAGCTTTGAATTCACGCTACCCGTTGTGTTTGCG
- a CDS encoding flagellar brake protein has protein sequence MADEKIDFQALEITFGQQLLMHPNPSDKTMVFSCTLIGCLADESLIVGPPSQGVFPALEEGQKVVIRVFLDSGVALFPTTVLYISDIPALMIYLDFPSVIQFKRLRAAKRVVVAQPVLVSNVDNKSIVGVAGKLLDVSTGGGRVKMFDDLGEVGDHIVIKGKFQVHGISRLLTVDACIRKKDGKEYGVQFVEQDEDKLIFLMGFIFNAMLTGTVDAIH, from the coding sequence ATGGCAGACGAAAAGATTGATTTTCAGGCACTAGAAATTACTTTTGGTCAGCAGTTGTTAATGCACCCGAACCCTAGTGACAAAACAATGGTGTTCAGCTGCACGCTGATTGGCTGTTTGGCGGATGAAAGCCTAATCGTCGGGCCTCCTTCACAGGGGGTGTTCCCCGCCTTAGAGGAGGGGCAGAAGGTTGTGATTCGCGTGTTTCTTGATAGTGGTGTGGCGCTCTTTCCAACGACTGTGCTGTATATCAGCGATATTCCTGCCTTAATGATCTATCTAGACTTCCCTTCGGTTATCCAGTTTAAGCGTTTGCGCGCAGCCAAGCGGGTGGTGGTGGCGCAGCCGGTTTTGGTTAGCAACGTTGATAATAAATCGATCGTCGGTGTCGCAGGTAAGCTGCTTGATGTGAGCACTGGTGGCGGTCGGGTGAAGATGTTCGATGACTTGGGTGAGGTGGGAGACCATATAGTTATAAAAGGCAAATTTCAGGTTCATGGTATTTCCCGCTTACTTACTGTAGATGCCTGTATTCGGAAGAAGGATGGTAAAGAGTACGGTGTGCAATTTGTTGAGCAAGACGAGGATAAGCTTATTTTTTTAATGGGCTTTATATTCAATGCAATGTTAACGGGGACGGTTGATGCTATCCATTAA
- the dinB gene encoding DNA polymerase IV, which produces MRKIIHIDADCFFAALEMRDAPHLRDLPIAVGGSSNGRGVISTCNYPARKFGIRSAMAAAHALRLCPDLILRPHRFEVYRQASKAMKAIFYDYTDLVEPLSLDEAFLDVSAVSRCDGSATRIAEEIRARVFSEVGITCSAGVANNKFLAKVASDWQKPNGITVITPEQNDAFSRALPVAKLSGVGKVTAAKLASMGLYSCADVRECGLEVLLKRFGKFGVRLHERAYGRDDRPVLPSRERLSIGVEHTYDHDLPSGACIAQLPALLGELRGRITKAQASAKITKLFVKVKFSDFVSTTVERRCTVLDDAGYVELLKQAMARSSLKIRLLGVGVKVVGDSVGVQLALF; this is translated from the coding sequence GTGCGCAAGATTATTCATATTGATGCAGACTGCTTTTTTGCTGCACTGGAAATGCGAGATGCGCCGCATTTGCGCGACCTCCCCATTGCTGTGGGCGGCAGTAGCAATGGCCGCGGTGTTATTTCAACGTGTAATTATCCTGCGCGTAAATTTGGCATCCGCTCGGCAATGGCGGCTGCTCACGCTTTGCGGCTTTGCCCAGACCTGATCTTGCGACCCCATCGATTTGAGGTTTATCGCCAAGCGTCGAAGGCAATGAAAGCAATATTCTATGATTACACCGACTTGGTCGAGCCGCTCTCACTGGACGAGGCCTTTCTCGATGTTTCGGCTGTTAGCCGTTGCGATGGTAGCGCGACGCGCATTGCTGAAGAGATTCGCGCGCGGGTTTTCTCTGAGGTAGGTATTACCTGTTCTGCTGGTGTGGCTAACAACAAGTTTTTGGCCAAAGTGGCGAGCGATTGGCAAAAGCCCAATGGCATTACGGTAATTACGCCAGAACAAAACGATGCGTTTAGTCGTGCTTTGCCGGTGGCTAAGCTCAGTGGGGTAGGTAAGGTAACGGCCGCTAAATTGGCAAGCATGGGGCTGTATAGCTGTGCCGATGTGCGTGAATGTGGTTTGGAGGTATTGCTTAAGCGCTTTGGTAAGTTTGGTGTGAGGTTGCACGAGCGAGCATATGGCCGCGATGATCGCCCTGTGCTCCCCAGTCGCGAACGGCTATCTATAGGGGTGGAGCATACATATGATCACGACTTGCCTAGTGGTGCCTGTATTGCTCAGTTGCCGGCATTGTTGGGGGAGTTGCGCGGCCGGATTACCAAGGCACAGGCGAGCGCAAAAATAACGAAGTTGTTTGTAAAGGTGAAATTTTCAGACTTCGTTTCTACGACTGTGGAGCGGCGCTGTACGGTGCTGGATGATGCGGGTTATGTCGAGCTGCTAAAGCAGGCGATGGCGCGTTCATCATTAAAAATTCGCTTGCTAGGGGTAGGTGTTAAGGTGGTTGGCGATTCGGTTGGGGTGCAATTGGCGTTATTCTGA
- a CDS encoding diguanylate cyclase produces the protein MLSAFRHAIKAFAPRTAVQALLLAPLACTTPSILADTITIHSRDDATARYALNIFEMAMNKAQAPYTLNIQKSKKSAITLRRMLEAGKTDVIWATTSQALEDKFIAVRIPLYKGLMGYRTLLIQSGSQPIFDDINNLTDLQKVSLGQVHSWADTTILEKNGLNIVKVTKHKSLFNKLKKGDFDAAPRAIHETIQEAQVYDGFAAEQRLLLHYPQPMYLFVSAHKPELAHQLIYGLSKAVRDGSLDVLLYRESNVKQAIQELKRNKRTLIELANPDLPSKTPLGNKQLWLSL, from the coding sequence ATGCTATCTGCATTTCGCCACGCCATAAAAGCTTTTGCACCGCGCACCGCCGTTCAAGCATTGCTACTTGCCCCTTTAGCCTGCACAACACCTTCAATACTGGCAGACACCATCACCATACATTCACGCGATGACGCCACAGCCCGCTATGCGCTCAACATTTTTGAAATGGCAATGAACAAAGCGCAAGCCCCCTACACCCTCAATATTCAAAAAAGCAAAAAATCAGCGATTACCTTGCGCCGAATGCTCGAAGCCGGCAAAACCGATGTGATCTGGGCCACCACATCACAAGCACTAGAAGACAAATTTATTGCTGTGCGCATCCCTTTATATAAAGGGCTAATGGGATACCGTACACTGCTTATTCAATCCGGCTCTCAGCCGATTTTTGATGACATAAACAACCTAACCGACCTGCAAAAAGTCAGCTTAGGGCAAGTACACTCATGGGCCGATACCACCATATTGGAAAAGAACGGGCTCAACATTGTAAAAGTCACCAAACATAAAAGCCTGTTTAACAAACTGAAAAAAGGCGACTTTGATGCAGCGCCAAGAGCCATTCACGAAACAATCCAGGAGGCGCAAGTTTACGATGGCTTTGCGGCCGAGCAGCGCCTGCTACTGCACTATCCACAACCCATGTACTTATTTGTAAGTGCACACAAACCCGAGCTGGCCCACCAGCTCATATACGGCTTAAGCAAAGCCGTACGCGATGGCAGCCTAGATGTTTTGCTGTACCGCGAGAGCAATGTAAAGCAGGCCATTCAAGAACTTAAGCGCAACAAACGAACCCTCATTGAATTGGCAAACCCTGACCTACCCTCCAAAACACCCCTCGGCAACAAGCAGCTTTGGTTGTCGCTTTAA